One genomic window of Neisseria sp. oral taxon 014 str. F0314 includes the following:
- the pyrB gene encoding aspartate carbamoyltransferase, translating to MPNPLYRQHVISISDLSTEQLELLLQTALKLKEHPRDDLLEGKLIGSCFFEPSTRTRLSFETAVQRLGGKVIGFSDGANTSAKKGETLADTARIISSYTDAIIQRHPKDGAARVSAEFSKVPVINAGDGTNQHPSQTLLDLVTIYETQGRLNNLKIAMAGDLKYGRTVHSLCQALKRWDCEFAFVSPPSLAMPEYITEELEAAGCRYQILPDLETAVEWADILYMTRVQRERFDEQEFAKIQGKFNLNAAMLANARPNLRVLHPLPRVDEIHPDVDATPHAYYFEQATNGVYARMAILSLVLNEEV from the coding sequence ATGCCTAATCCGCTTTACCGCCAACACGTCATTTCCATTTCCGATTTAAGTACCGAACAACTCGAACTGCTGCTTCAGACGGCCTTGAAGCTGAAAGAGCACCCGCGCGACGACCTGCTCGAAGGCAAACTCATCGGCTCATGCTTTTTCGAACCCTCCACCCGCACGCGCCTGTCGTTTGAAACCGCCGTACAACGCTTGGGCGGCAAAGTCATCGGCTTTTCCGACGGCGCCAACACCAGCGCGAAAAAAGGCGAAACCCTAGCCGACACCGCCCGCATCATCTCCAGCTACACCGACGCCATCATCCAACGCCACCCCAAAGACGGCGCCGCGCGCGTGTCCGCCGAGTTTTCCAAAGTCCCCGTCATCAACGCCGGCGACGGCACCAACCAACACCCCAGCCAAACCCTGCTCGACCTCGTTACCATCTATGAAACCCAAGGCCGTCTGAACAACCTCAAAATCGCCATGGCGGGCGACCTCAAATACGGCCGCACCGTCCATTCCCTCTGCCAAGCCCTCAAACGCTGGGACTGCGAATTCGCCTTCGTCTCCCCGCCCAGCCTTGCCATGCCCGAATACATCACCGAAGAACTCGAAGCCGCAGGCTGCCGTTACCAAATCCTGCCCGACCTCGAAACCGCCGTCGAATGGGCGGACATCCTGTACATGACCCGCGTCCAGCGCGAACGCTTCGACGAACAAGAGTTCGCCAAAATCCAAGGCAAATTCAACCTCAACGCCGCCATGCTCGCCAACGCACGTCCCAACCTGCGCGTGCTGCACCCCCTGCCGCGCGTTGACGAAATCCACCCCGATGTCGATGCCACGCCGCACGCCTACTATTTCGAGCAGGCGACCAACGGCGTTTACGCCCGCATGGCGATTTTGTCGCTGGTGTTGAACGAAGAAGTGTAA
- a CDS encoding MFS transporter: protein MKVSPQVAMTLRQIMLMNFGFFGIQYSFGLQQTAINPIFSFLNPDPSILPYLNMAGPVTGLIVQPLIGAMSDRTWIPGLGRRRPYFLIGAIGCSLCLFLYPHVTALWMAVLLLWLLDISNNTAMEPFRAFIADTVPEHQQSTGFLMQSVFTGLGITLANISLYLLQQVGWLNQTSAAGIPYWVFGSFYIGAVCSIGSVLVTVLSTPEHEPSPEEMAAIKAQPSGPVHAIKDIGIAIKEMPTPLWQLASVYLFQWYALFVYWQYISHSIVQSVWHSTSADKAAYEQAVAWTGLVNGFYNVVTFISAFGLMWMTRRYAAKYVHAFAVTLAALALLAIPHITDKYLMFAPMIGFGIGWASMMGVPFMIVVHSIPKERYGVYMGIVNMMIVIPMFIETVTFSWIYKTFLGANPSNAMIFAGVFLVIAASLTVMIKTSNKPVGVSENA from the coding sequence ATGAAAGTATCCCCACAAGTGGCGATGACGCTTCGCCAGATTATGTTGATGAATTTCGGCTTTTTCGGTATCCAGTACAGCTTCGGCTTGCAGCAGACCGCCATCAATCCGATTTTCAGCTTCCTCAATCCCGATCCCAGCATACTGCCCTACCTCAACATGGCAGGTCCGGTTACCGGCCTGATTGTTCAGCCTCTTATCGGTGCGATGAGCGACCGTACTTGGATACCCGGACTCGGCCGCCGTCGCCCGTATTTCCTAATCGGCGCCATCGGTTGCAGTCTGTGTCTGTTCCTATATCCGCACGTTACCGCACTGTGGATGGCTGTCTTGCTGCTTTGGTTGTTGGATATCAGTAACAATACCGCGATGGAGCCTTTCCGCGCCTTCATCGCCGACACTGTTCCCGAACACCAGCAATCCACCGGCTTTTTGATGCAGTCCGTATTTACCGGTTTGGGCATTACCCTTGCCAACATATCGCTCTACCTCCTCCAGCAAGTCGGTTGGCTGAACCAAACCTCCGCAGCAGGTATTCCTTACTGGGTATTCGGCTCCTTCTACATCGGCGCCGTCTGCTCCATCGGTTCCGTTTTGGTTACCGTATTGTCTACTCCCGAACACGAACCTTCCCCTGAAGAAATGGCAGCGATTAAAGCCCAACCCAGCGGCCCCGTCCATGCCATCAAAGACATCGGCATCGCCATCAAAGAAATGCCGACGCCCTTATGGCAGCTTGCTTCGGTTTACCTGTTCCAATGGTATGCACTCTTTGTTTATTGGCAATACATCTCCCACAGTATCGTTCAATCCGTTTGGCATTCCACTTCTGCCGACAAAGCCGCCTATGAACAGGCAGTTGCATGGACGGGGCTGGTCAACGGTTTTTACAACGTCGTTACCTTTATTTCTGCCTTCGGACTGATGTGGATGACGCGCAGATACGCTGCCAAATACGTCCATGCCTTTGCCGTTACCCTTGCCGCACTCGCCCTTTTGGCGATTCCGCACATCACCGACAAATACCTGATGTTCGCTCCGATGATCGGTTTCGGTATTGGCTGGGCGAGTATGATGGGCGTGCCGTTTATGATTGTCGTGCATTCCATTCCGAAAGAACGCTATGGGGTGTATATGGGCATCGTCAACATGATGATTGTGATTCCGATGTTTATCGAAACCGTTACCTTTAGTTGGATTTATAAAACTTTCCTCGGTGCGAATCCATCCAACGCCATGATCTTCGCGGGCGTCTTCCTCGTTATTGCCGCCAGCTTGACCGTCATGATTAAAACATCCAACAAACCTGTCGGCGTATCCGAAAACGCCTGA
- the pyrI gene encoding aspartate carbamoyltransferase regulatory subunit, with the protein MENKKLSVEAIENGTVIDHIPAGLGLTILRQFKLLHYGSAVTVGFNLPSKTQGSKDIIKISGVAFDDAAANRLALFAPEATVNTIADFKVVDKRHLTLPDEIAEVFRCPNANCASHGEPVKSRFYVKTQNGQTRLKCHYCEKTYSRDSVAEA; encoded by the coding sequence ATGGAAAATAAAAAACTCAGCGTCGAAGCCATCGAAAACGGCACCGTCATCGACCACATCCCCGCCGGGCTGGGCTTGACCATCCTGCGCCAGTTCAAACTGCTGCATTACGGCAGCGCCGTAACCGTCGGCTTCAACCTGCCCAGCAAAACCCAAGGCAGCAAAGACATCATCAAAATTTCCGGCGTGGCGTTCGACGATGCCGCCGCCAACCGGCTGGCGTTGTTCGCGCCCGAAGCCACCGTCAATACTATCGCCGATTTCAAAGTGGTGGACAAACGCCACCTGACCCTGCCCGACGAAATTGCCGAAGTGTTCCGCTGCCCCAATGCCAATTGCGCCAGCCACGGCGAACCGGTGAAAAGCCGCTTCTACGTCAAAACGCAAAATGGCCAAACCCGCCTGAAATGCCATTACTGCGAGAAAACATACAGCCGCGATTCGGTGGCCGAGGCCTAA
- a CDS encoding OmpP1/FadL family transporter, whose amino-acid sequence MKTPLKTIAAFLGAVFSVQPVLASGYHFGTQSVTAQSTANAAAAEAVDASTIFYNPAGLAKLENSEITAAANIVMPHIEYSGAEAAYRRTGTAVGGETSGTITKKATFAPHLYGAYKAGDVTVGLGVYVPFASATDYSGQSVLRHHLNRLGLTSIAVEPVVAYKFNDKHSVGAGLIAQHSSAELRKYADWDASGTVSALASRQASQAAGRPVSVDATGHADGHAEVKGKDWGFGYQFAWLWDINDRVRVGANYRSKVKHKLKGSADWYADGDYVKPVYAARIGVPVAAGGSGYVPHEKAEVEIVTPESLSLHGMYKATDRFNLFGDVTWTRHSRFNKAELVFENTKAIGVGKTSDRTVITPNWRNTYKVAVGGSYQYSEPLQLRAGIAFDQSPVRGAQSRLNTLPDGNRIWYSLGAKYTLRKNHVFDVAYSHIHINDTTFFAAASTGDNVDSKGTAYAKFRNYANIVGLQYSYKFK is encoded by the coding sequence ATGAAAACACCGTTGAAAACCATTGCCGCTTTTTTGGGAGCCGTCTTTTCCGTCCAGCCTGTCCTCGCATCGGGCTACCATTTCGGCACCCAGTCCGTAACCGCGCAAAGCACGGCCAACGCCGCCGCTGCCGAAGCCGTCGATGCTTCCACCATTTTCTATAATCCCGCCGGCCTGGCCAAACTGGAAAACAGTGAAATCACCGCCGCCGCCAACATCGTTATGCCGCACATCGAATACTCCGGCGCCGAAGCGGCCTACCGCCGCACCGGAACGGCCGTCGGCGGCGAAACCAGCGGCACCATCACCAAAAAAGCCACGTTTGCGCCGCATCTCTACGGCGCATATAAAGCCGGCGACGTTACCGTCGGTTTGGGCGTGTATGTGCCGTTTGCCTCAGCCACCGATTACAGCGGTCAGTCGGTACTGCGCCATCACCTCAACCGCCTCGGCCTGACCAGTATCGCCGTCGAGCCGGTGGTTGCCTATAAATTCAACGACAAACATTCCGTCGGTGCGGGCCTGATTGCCCAACACTCTTCCGCCGAGCTGCGCAAATACGCCGACTGGGACGCTTCCGGTACCGTCAGTGCGCTGGCAAGCCGTCAGGCGTCGCAGGCCGCGGGCCGCCCGGTAAGCGTGGATGCGACCGGCCATGCCGACGGCCATGCCGAAGTCAAAGGCAAAGACTGGGGTTTCGGCTACCAGTTTGCATGGTTGTGGGACATTAACGACCGCGTCCGCGTCGGTGCGAACTACCGCTCCAAAGTCAAACACAAGCTCAAAGGCAGCGCCGATTGGTATGCCGACGGAGACTATGTCAAACCCGTTTACGCCGCCCGCATCGGCGTGCCTGTTGCCGCGGGCGGCAGCGGCTATGTCCCGCATGAAAAGGCGGAGGTGGAAATCGTTACCCCCGAATCGCTGTCGTTACACGGCATGTACAAGGCCACCGACCGCTTCAACCTGTTCGGCGACGTTACCTGGACGCGCCACAGCCGCTTCAACAAAGCCGAGCTGGTGTTTGAAAACACCAAAGCCATCGGCGTCGGCAAAACTTCCGACCGCACCGTCATCACGCCCAATTGGCGTAATACCTACAAAGTCGCCGTCGGCGGTTCGTACCAATACAGCGAACCCTTGCAGCTTCGCGCCGGCATCGCTTTCGACCAGAGTCCGGTACGCGGCGCGCAAAGCCGTCTGAACACGCTTCCCGACGGCAACCGCATTTGGTATTCGCTCGGTGCGAAATACACCCTCCGCAAAAACCATGTGTTCGACGTCGCATACAGCCACATCCACATCAACGACACCACCTTCTTTGCCGCCGCTTCGACCGGCGACAATGTGGACAGCAAAGGCACGGCTTATGCGAAATTCCGAAACTACGCCAATATCGTAGGGTTGCAATACAGCTATAAATTCAAATAA
- a CDS encoding HXXEE domain-containing protein, with the protein MKKFEIIFPVLKKCWPVFLVAVGLIELIVLYLFNDSLPLHHKYQIGMAFALLLHIFEEEFFPGGFGFSFNTVKNPKDYSDCYPMNPMISMTVNFLGVLFLTISAFFPSLYFLGIGVAVFWGLEVVLHTVLAFLPRAKGLPLYSPGLLTAWLAGGFCAYRYLHTVISENLLSGYDWALGIIYLFAGIILVIRIPEDRLSDKNSPFKYENDREFYGFFYRYIKQRYQLK; encoded by the coding sequence ATGAAAAAATTTGAGATAATTTTCCCTGTTTTAAAAAAATGCTGGCCTGTTTTCCTTGTTGCCGTCGGGCTAATAGAGTTGATCGTTTTGTATCTGTTTAACGACTCTTTGCCGCTTCATCATAAATATCAAATAGGGATGGCGTTTGCACTCTTGCTGCATATTTTTGAAGAAGAATTTTTCCCCGGAGGCTTCGGTTTTTCATTTAATACGGTAAAGAATCCAAAGGATTATTCGGATTGTTATCCTATGAACCCGATGATTTCCATGACCGTTAATTTTCTTGGAGTCTTATTCCTGACAATATCTGCCTTTTTCCCTTCGCTTTATTTTCTGGGGATAGGCGTTGCGGTATTTTGGGGGTTGGAAGTGGTGCTTCATACCGTCTTGGCATTTCTTCCAAGGGCTAAGGGTCTTCCGCTGTACAGTCCCGGACTGCTTACGGCTTGGTTGGCCGGTGGTTTTTGCGCATACCGTTATCTGCATACGGTCATCTCTGAAAACCTTTTGTCCGGTTACGATTGGGCTTTGGGCATCATCTATCTGTTTGCCGGCATTATATTGGTAATCAGGATTCCCGAAGACAGGCTTAGTGATAAAAACAGCCCGTTCAAATATGAAAACGACAGGGAATTTTATGGTTTCTTTTACCGCTACATCAAACAGCGGTATCAACTTAAATAG
- a CDS encoding LysM domain-containing protein produces MQKRIITLLCAASMAVSAQIHAAALKVRPNAPQRYVVKQGDTLWGISGKYLYSPWQWNRLWGANRSDVRNPHMIYPGQVLLLRYVNGQPRLGFESSSFNSDGIPVIKLHPRVREASSGYGIQTVNVNFYRMFMQHPQIIDQMKTQNAPKLIEGPDNRLMYSKGERVYAYGITEPGRYLVYRATKDITDPDTHKYLGQEVVFSGIVSTLPYTNSALEAASDKDKEYLKEGEYYTRIHPLAKVPTQTAQPMVVEEAVSEIRKGDFLLKMTDEGKSFQMMPHAPTRHIDAKVVSIFDGVSEAGQFQTITLNKGEADGLDKGTVLSLYKRSRQVKVDLENGKKGSKSVVKYVSIPAEEVGLAMVYRTGERLASAIILESLTSVNIGDTASEPGRDLDNMADDKPHVRNEPQDSHDTRNNEYNFHSNINLY; encoded by the coding sequence ATGCAAAAACGTATTATAACCCTGCTTTGTGCCGCAAGTATGGCGGTTTCCGCCCAAATTCACGCCGCCGCGCTGAAAGTGCGGCCGAACGCACCGCAACGTTACGTCGTCAAGCAGGGCGATACTTTGTGGGGTATTTCCGGAAAATACCTTTACAGCCCGTGGCAGTGGAACCGCCTGTGGGGCGCAAACCGCAGCGACGTGCGCAATCCGCACATGATTTATCCGGGACAAGTGTTGCTGCTGCGCTATGTCAACGGCCAGCCGCGCCTCGGCTTCGAAAGTTCCAGCTTCAATTCAGACGGCATTCCCGTTATCAAACTGCATCCGCGTGTACGCGAAGCCTCTTCCGGCTACGGTATCCAAACCGTCAATGTCAACTTCTACCGCATGTTTATGCAGCATCCGCAAATCATCGACCAGATGAAAACGCAAAACGCCCCCAAACTTATCGAAGGCCCCGACAACCGCCTGATGTACAGCAAAGGCGAGCGCGTATACGCCTACGGCATTACCGAACCCGGCCGTTATCTGGTTTACCGCGCCACCAAAGACATCACCGACCCCGATACGCATAAATATCTCGGCCAGGAAGTCGTATTCAGCGGCATCGTCAGCACCCTTCCCTACACCAACAGCGCTTTGGAAGCCGCCAGCGATAAAGATAAGGAGTACTTGAAGGAAGGCGAATACTACACCCGTATCCACCCGTTGGCGAAAGTGCCTACTCAAACAGCCCAGCCTATGGTGGTGGAAGAAGCGGTATCCGAAATCCGCAAAGGCGATTTCCTGCTGAAAATGACTGACGAAGGCAAAAGTTTCCAGATGATGCCTCATGCGCCGACACGGCATATCGATGCCAAAGTCGTATCTATCTTCGACGGCGTGAGCGAAGCCGGCCAATTCCAAACCATTACGCTGAACAAAGGTGAAGCCGACGGTTTGGACAAAGGTACGGTTCTCAGCCTTTATAAACGCAGCCGCCAAGTGAAGGTGGATTTGGAAAACGGTAAAAAAGGCAGCAAGAGCGTGGTGAAATACGTTTCCATCCCTGCCGAAGAAGTCGGCTTGGCCATGGTATACCGTACCGGCGAGCGTTTGGCGTCCGCCATCATCCTCGAAAGCCTGACCAGTGTAAACATCGGCGATACCGCTTCCGAACCGGGCCGCGATTTGGACAATATGGCCGACGACAAACCGCATGTCCGCAACGAACCGCAAGATTCGCACGATACGAGAAACAACGAATACAACTTCCACAGCAATATCAATCTTTATTGA
- the rsmB gene encoding 16S rRNA (cytosine(967)-C(5))-methyltransferase RsmB: MSMSLAQQLAAESIAAVAKGRNLQDVLAAIRAAHPELTAQENGALQDIAYGCQRYLGSLKHMLAQMLKKPIDNPQLESLLLAAMYQLHYTRNAPHAVVNEAVESIAKIGRGQFRSFANAILRRFLRERQKLEALCKKDDVAKHNLPLWWVAYLKNHYPKHWHNITTALQSHPPMALRVNRRHGNAEVYLEKLAAEGIAAKALDEYAVTLEEAVPVNRLPGFSDGLVSVQDFGAQQAAYLLNPKDGERILDACAAPGGKTGHILELADCHVTALDIDAGRLKRVGDNLDRLGFGETRKTRFQTASLYCADARDLAAWYDGKQFDAVLADVPCTASGVVRRNPDIKWSRRPTDAVKTARQQEALLDALWQTLTKNGRMLLATCSVFVEENTQQLQKFLNRHADAKPAGEHVLLPNKYQDGFYYALIEKQ, encoded by the coding sequence ATGAGCATGTCCCTCGCCCAACAACTCGCCGCCGAAAGTATTGCCGCCGTTGCCAAAGGCCGCAACCTGCAAGACGTATTGGCCGCCATCCGCGCGGCGCATCCCGAGCTGACGGCGCAGGAAAACGGCGCGCTGCAGGATATTGCCTACGGCTGCCAGCGTTATTTGGGCAGTTTGAAACATATGCTTGCGCAGATGCTGAAAAAGCCGATTGACAATCCGCAGCTCGAAAGCCTGCTTTTGGCGGCGATGTACCAACTGCATTACACGCGCAATGCGCCTCATGCGGTGGTCAACGAGGCAGTTGAGAGTATCGCGAAAATCGGGCGCGGGCAGTTCCGCTCGTTTGCCAACGCGATTTTGCGGCGTTTTTTGCGCGAGCGTCAGAAGCTGGAGGCTTTGTGCAAAAAAGACGATGTGGCGAAACACAACCTGCCGCTGTGGTGGGTGGCATACCTGAAAAACCATTATCCGAAACACTGGCACAACATCACCACCGCGCTGCAATCGCATCCGCCGATGGCGCTGCGGGTCAACCGCCGCCACGGCAATGCGGAGGTTTATCTGGAAAAATTGGCGGCGGAAGGTATCGCGGCAAAGGCGTTGGACGAATATGCGGTTACGTTGGAAGAAGCCGTGCCGGTGAACCGCCTGCCCGGTTTTTCAGACGGCCTGGTGTCGGTGCAGGATTTCGGCGCGCAGCAGGCGGCGTATCTGTTAAATCCTAAAGACGGCGAACGGATTTTGGATGCGTGCGCCGCGCCGGGCGGCAAGACGGGGCATATTTTGGAGCTGGCGGATTGTCATGTTACCGCTTTGGACATCGATGCAGGCCGTCTGAAACGCGTGGGGGACAATCTCGATCGTTTAGGTTTTGGCGAAACTCGTAAAACTCGTTTTCAGACGGCCTCTCTATACTGCGCCGATGCGCGGGATTTGGCGGCATGGTATGATGGAAAACAGTTTGACGCGGTTTTGGCCGATGTCCCGTGCACTGCGTCGGGCGTCGTGCGCCGCAATCCCGACATCAAATGGTCGCGCCGACCGACTGACGCGGTGAAAACCGCCCGCCAGCAGGAAGCCTTGTTAGACGCGCTTTGGCAAACCCTGACGAAAAACGGCAGGATGTTGCTGGCAACCTGCTCGGTTTTTGTGGAAGAAAACACACAGCAACTGCAAAAATTCCTCAACCGCCATGCCGATGCAAAACCAGCCGGAGAGCATGTGCTTTTACCGAACAAATACCAAGATGGCTTTTATTACGCGCTTATTGAAAAACAGTAA
- a CDS encoding class I SAM-dependent methyltransferase codes for MTTVCLTDSATDSARRLAEQFGLTVAASPPEAGEYLLADSDGLNLCRAGEKGRVKVDFSGGVAQYRRTKGGGELIAKAVNHTAWPTVWDATGGLGRDSFVLASLGLSVHAFEQNPAVACLLSDGLTRALQDDDIRDIAQRITLHFGDACALMPELALQAGRPDVVYLDPMYPERQKSAAVKKEMAYFHGLVGASQDEAALLAAARTVARKRIVVKRPRLGVFLNGEEPAYQYAGKSTRFDVYLPFSPVTEK; via the coding sequence ATGACCACCGTCTGCCTGACCGATTCCGCCACCGATTCCGCCCGCCGTTTGGCGGAGCAGTTCGGCCTGACCGTTGCCGCCTCCCCGCCCGAGGCCGGCGAATACCTGCTGGCGGATTCAGACGGCCTCAACCTCTGCCGTGCGGGGGAAAAGGGGCGCGTCAAGGTTGATTTTTCGGGAGGGGTGGCCCAATACCGACGCACCAAAGGCGGTGGCGAACTGATTGCGAAAGCGGTCAACCATACTGCGTGGCCTACGGTATGGGATGCGACCGGCGGTCTGGGGCGAGATAGTTTCGTGCTGGCCTCGCTCGGCCTGAGCGTACACGCTTTCGAGCAGAATCCCGCCGTAGCCTGCCTGCTTTCAGACGGCCTGACCCGCGCCCTGCAAGACGACGACATCAGGGATATTGCGCAACGCATTACCCTGCATTTCGGCGACGCCTGCGCCCTGATGCCCGAACTGGCATTGCAGGCGGGCCGTCCCGATGTGGTTTATCTCGACCCAATGTATCCCGAACGGCAGAAATCGGCGGCGGTCAAAAAAGAAATGGCTTATTTTCACGGACTGGTCGGCGCGTCGCAGGACGAAGCCGCACTGCTGGCCGCAGCACGGACCGTCGCCCGAAAGCGCATCGTCGTCAAACGCCCGCGGCTGGGTGTTTTTTTAAACGGTGAAGAACCGGCCTACCAGTATGCGGGCAAGAGTACACGGTTTGACGTCTATCTGCCGTTCAGTCCCGTTACGGAAAAATAA
- the fmt gene encoding methionyl-tRNA formyltransferase gives MKVIFAGTPDFAAAALKAIAAAGFEIPLVLTQPDRPKGRGMQLAPSPVKQAALELGLHVAQPEKLRNNAEALQMLKGVDADVMVVAAYGLILPQDVLDTPKHGCLNIHASLLPRWRGAAPIQRAIEAGDAETGVCIMQMDIGLDTGDVVSEHRYAIQPTDTANEVHDALMSLGAAAIVADLQQLKTEGRLKSVKQPEEGVTYAQKLSKEEARINWNESAAVIERKIRAFNPVPAAWVEYQGKPMKIWRAEAVAQQGRAGEVLSCSADGLVVACGENALKITELQPSGSKRMDIAAFAAGHTVEAGTVL, from the coding sequence ATGAAAGTCATCTTTGCCGGTACGCCCGATTTTGCCGCTGCCGCCTTAAAAGCCATAGCCGCCGCCGGTTTTGAAATCCCCCTGGTGTTGACTCAGCCCGACCGCCCCAAAGGGCGCGGGATGCAGCTTGCCCCGTCTCCCGTGAAGCAGGCCGCATTGGAATTGGGTTTGCACGTGGCGCAGCCCGAAAAGCTGCGCAATAACGCCGAAGCCCTGCAAATGCTCAAAGGGGTCGATGCCGACGTGATGGTCGTTGCCGCCTACGGACTGATTTTGCCGCAAGACGTGCTGGATACGCCGAAACATGGCTGTCTCAACATCCACGCCTCGCTGCTGCCCCGTTGGCGTGGTGCGGCGCCGATTCAGCGCGCGATTGAAGCGGGCGATGCCGAGACGGGCGTGTGCATCATGCAGATGGATATCGGTTTGGACACCGGCGATGTGGTCAGCGAACACCGTTACGCCATTCAACCGACCGATACTGCCAATGAAGTACACGACGCGCTGATGAGTCTCGGCGCGGCGGCGATTGTTGCTGATTTGCAACAATTAAAAACAGAAGGCCGTCTGAAAAGCGTCAAACAGCCCGAAGAAGGCGTGACTTATGCACAAAAATTAAGCAAGGAAGAAGCGCGTATCAATTGGAACGAAAGCGCGGCAGTGATTGAACGCAAGATCCGCGCCTTCAATCCCGTTCCCGCTGCGTGGGTGGAATATCAAGGCAAGCCGATGAAAATCTGGCGGGCGGAAGCGGTAGCGCAACAAGGCAGGGCGGGTGAAGTATTGTCTTGTTCGGCTGACGGATTGGTCGTTGCCTGCGGCGAGAACGCGCTGAAAATTACCGAATTGCAGCCTTCGGGCAGCAAACGGATGGACATCGCGGCTTTTGCCGCGGGACATACGGTTGAAGCGGGAACAGTGCTGTAA
- a CDS encoding GNAT family N-acetyltransferase, with the protein MLVCNPYEVVIHGTTSKGKIFRPSDWAERLCGILSSFDKDNRLSYSNWVRPILVDKVRCVAVDKKLEEANPPMFRFLMDFAADNDLRIIDCKQLLEERESGVQEAVPETQVLLAQAVEEKHAAEREESVLPIKTGAEAAETVLREITAEETATAFAALSVLRPTLTDINRFVEQINTRQRAAGYRLFGIFEEGKHNAVSVCGFHEAFNLASGHHLHIDDIVTLPQSRNKGYASRLLREVRKTAAEAGIAKIHLNVHVDQERAPAHRLYFNNGFSISAYHFRCDAQ; encoded by the coding sequence ATGTTAGTGTGCAACCCATACGAAGTTGTGATTCACGGTACGACAAGCAAAGGTAAGATTTTCCGTCCGAGCGACTGGGCGGAGCGGCTGTGCGGGATTTTGTCGTCGTTCGACAAAGACAACCGCCTTTCCTATTCGAACTGGGTGCGGCCGATTCTGGTGGACAAAGTGCGCTGCGTGGCGGTGGATAAAAAACTGGAAGAAGCCAATCCGCCGATGTTCCGCTTCCTGATGGACTTCGCCGCCGACAACGATTTGCGCATCATCGACTGCAAGCAGCTGCTGGAAGAACGCGAGAGCGGCGTGCAGGAAGCTGTGCCCGAAACCCAAGTGCTGCTGGCGCAGGCGGTTGAGGAAAAACACGCCGCCGAACGGGAGGAGTCCGTCCTGCCCATCAAAACAGGGGCGGAAGCGGCGGAAACCGTGTTGCGCGAAATCACGGCGGAAGAAACCGCCACCGCGTTTGCCGCGTTGAGCGTGCTGCGCCCGACGCTGACCGACATCAACCGTTTCGTCGAACAAATCAACACCCGCCAGCGCGCCGCCGGATACCGGCTGTTCGGTATTTTCGAGGAAGGCAAACACAATGCGGTGTCGGTATGCGGTTTTCACGAAGCGTTCAATCTGGCCAGCGGCCACCATCTGCACATCGACGACATCGTAACCCTGCCGCAAAGCCGCAACAAAGGCTACGCTTCGCGGCTGTTGCGCGAAGTGCGCAAAACGGCGGCCGAGGCGGGCATTGCGAAAATCCATTTGAACGTCCACGTCGATCAGGAACGTGCGCCCGCCCACCGCCTGTATTTCAATAACGGCTTTTCCATCAGCGCCTACCATTTCCGTTGCGATGCGCAATGA
- the def gene encoding peptide deformylase yields the protein MALLNILQYPDERLHTVAKSVGKVDERIQKLVADMFETMYEARGIGLAATQVDVHERVVVMDLTEDRSEPRVFINPVIVEKDGETTYEEGCLSVPGIYDTVTRAERVKVEALNEKGEKFTLEADGLLAICVQHELDHLMGIVFVERLSQLKQGRIKTKLKKRQKHTI from the coding sequence ATGGCTTTACTGAACATCCTGCAATACCCCGACGAGCGACTGCACACCGTGGCAAAATCCGTCGGAAAAGTCGATGAGCGCATCCAAAAGCTGGTTGCCGATATGTTTGAAACCATGTACGAAGCGCGCGGCATCGGGCTGGCGGCGACGCAGGTCGATGTGCACGAGCGCGTCGTCGTGATGGATTTGACCGAAGACCGCAGCGAGCCGCGCGTGTTCATCAACCCCGTCATTGTTGAAAAAGACGGCGAAACCACTTACGAAGAAGGCTGCCTGTCCGTGCCGGGCATTTACGACACCGTTACCCGCGCCGAACGCGTCAAGGTCGAGGCTTTGAACGAAAAAGGCGAGAAATTCACGCTGGAGGCGGACGGGCTGTTGGCGATTTGCGTGCAGCACGAGTTGGATCACCTGATGGGCATCGTTTTTGTCGAACGCCTGTCGCAGCTCAAGCAGGGTCGGATTAAGACCAAACTGAAAAAACGTCAGAAACACACCATCTAA